CGACGCCACCTCGATGGGTCAGAACCCGATCGCATTGACGCGTGAAAGTGAAGTCTCGCGCTTTCGCCCGTATCGCGAGAACGTGCGCTGGCAAGTGGGCGATACCGTGTTCGTCGGCGTGAATGCGCCGAGTCCGAACAATCATTATCTGACCGCGGGCGGACGCAACGGCGAATTTGAAGACCGCGTGATCGCCAATGCATTCTGGCTGGAACATGCTGGCGAATATGCGAAACGCCGCGATGCGCATGCGATCGTCGTGTTCATTCAAGGTGACCCGGACCCCGAGCGTTACGAACGGCCCGACCGCTTCGCGTGGCTGCGTTTTGCGCGCAACACCCGCCGCGACGGTTTTCTGGAATTCAAACGCAGCCTCGTGAAGCTCGCGCAGATTTTCCGTGGACCGGTACTGGTGATTCATTGCGACGACGAGCGTGCAAGCGCCGGCTTCGTGATCGATCAGCCGCTACGCAATGACAAAGGAATGCTGGTCACGAATCTCACGCGTGTGGCGCTCGCGCCGCATGACCGTCTCAACCAGTGGATTCAGGTGGATGCGGACCTCGGCAGGAAACCGCCGTTCCGCGTGAGTGTGCGCGATGTGCCGAAGCAAATGCCGATGCCCACCGCGCAACCCGTGTTGCCGCGCGATGAACCGGCTGCCTCGATGCCGGCTGTACCGGCGCTCGGACCCGCCTCGGAATTGCCGCCGCTGCTGCAGACGCCCGGAGAGTCGCAACTGGATCAGCAACCGCGCATACCGGCGGATCAGGGCGGCGGTGGCTACGGGCCGGCCACGTCGACACCGCCCGCCTCGGCTAGTCAGCCGCACACGCCGGGCGCTTCTTCAAGCGTGCCCGGCATGCCTGCAAGCTCAGTGCAGCGTGGGCCCTGACTTGCCTTCTTCTTCGTCGTCCTCGTCTTCGTCGAGGACTTCGAGGCCGTCGGCGCCATGCGCGTGTTCGTGCTGGATTTCGTCTTCGGTAGCGGGACGCACGTCTCTCACCGTCAGCGCGAAACGCAGTGCCATGCCGGCGAGCGGATGGTTGCCGTCGAGCACGACTTTGTCTTCGGCGACATCGGTCACCACGTAGACCAACGAGTCGAGATCCTCGTCGCCTTCTTCCGGCGTGCCTTCGAATTGCATGCCGACTTCGAGCGATTCCGGGAAGCGATCGCGCGGCTCGATCTTCACGAGATCAGGGTCGTACTCACCGAACGCGTCTTGCGGCTCGAGCTGGATCTGGGTCTCGAAGCCGGCCTCGTGGCCGTCGAGCTCTTCCTCGATCTTGGGGAACGTGCCATCATAGCCGCCGTGCAGATAGACCATCGGCTCGTCGCTTTCTTCGATCAGATTGCCCTGCGCATCCGACAGCTTGTAAGCGACCGACACGACGGTGTTCTTTGCGATTTTCATTCGATTCTCCAGAATACAACTCACATTATACGATGCCCAAGCGGCCCACTGACCACCCGGCCGACGCAGCTTCGGCACGGAATTCGTCGCCGGCTTCAAAGCCGGCTGTTCCGGTTCTCCCGCCTTCGCCAGACACGCCGACACCGCTGCTCGGCAATCTGACGCCGTCGCAATTCATGCGCCGCTACTGGCAGAAAAAGCCGCTACTGATTCGCCAGGCGATTCCGAACGTCGAAGCACCGCTTTCACGCGACGAATTTTTCGAGCTGTCCGATCAGGACGAAGTCGAAGCACGCCTGATCACGCATTTCCGCAATAAATGGCAGCTGGAACACGGGCCGTTCGCGCCTGACGAACTGCCTTCGGTGAAGCAGCGCGCATGGACACTGCTCGTGCAAGGCGTCGATCTCCACGACGATCGCGCGCGCGCCCTGCTCGACCGTTTCCGCTTCGTGCCGGACGCGCGTCTCGACGACCTGATGATTTCCTATGCAAGCGACGGCGGCGGTGTAGGCCCGCACTTCGATTCCTACGATGTGTTTCTTTTGCAAGTAAAAGGCAAGCGCCGTTGGCGCATCAGCGCGCAGAAAGATCTGACACTGCAAGCCGGTTTGCCTTTGAAAGTTTTACAGAATTTCCAGCCCGAAGAGGAGTGGCTGCTCGAACCGGGCGACATGTTGTACCTGCCGCCGCACATCGCGCACGACGGCATCGCCGAAGGCGAATGCATGACCTGTTCGATCGGCTTTCGCGCCCCTTCCGCGAGCGAATTGACCGCGCACTTCCTCTATCATCTGGCCGAGCGCGGCGAGTCGGCGGGTCAGCCGGGTGCGCTTTATCGCGATCCGCAGCAACCTGCCGTCGAGCGTCCGGCCGAGCTCCCCGCGGCGTTGGTCGAAAGGGTTGGCGCAATCCTTGCTGGCATCAAATGGAATGAGCAGGATATTGCGTCGTTCCTTGGCACGTATCTCAGCGAACCCAAGCCGAGTGTCGTCTTTGATCCGCCGCAAAGGCCGCTTAATGAAGCCCGTTTCATCAGTCAGGCATCGAAGTCGGGTATTCGGCTGGACCGCAAGACTAATTTGTTGTACAACCGCCGTTTTTTCTTCGTAAATGGAGAGGAAACATCATTCAACGGCGCAAAAAAGTGGTTGATTGACCTCGCAGATTCCCGTTGTTTGAGTGCGAAACGCTTTGTAACACTCTCACACGATTCGTCGGTGACAGCACGGCTACACGAGTGGTATTGTGCGGGCTGGATACAAGTGGGCGAGCTTGCGTAACTCTGCCTGCCTGCTATACCGTACAGTGAAATTTTGTATGAGAAAGACAACGTATTGACCCCGGATTTATGGATTGTCAGTACGAAAGTGCATATAATTTCCGCCCAAGCCGTAGGGAAGATTCGAGCTCGTCAAAAGAGCTTCTCCACCAGCGGCCCAGGTCGGTGTTGGAGCACATTACCGGTTTTATTTTGCGCTGTTGCTTACCTTTAAACCATAAAAGGACGTGATCATGAAGAAATCCCTCCTCGTAGCATCCCTGTTGGCAGCTGTGGCACTGGCTGCATGCAACAAGAGCAACGACCAAGCCGCTGCCCCGGCTAGCGACGCAGCTGCTGCTTCGGCACCGGCTGCTGCAGCTTCGGATTCGGCTGCTGCTGCTTCGGGTGCTGCTGCTGCTGCGAGCGACGCTGCTGCTTCGGCTACGACCGCTGCTTCGGACGCAGGCGCTGCTGCTTCGGACGCTGCTGCTTCGGCTGCTGCTCCGGCTTCGGGCGCAAGCCAGTAAGCTGTCGCATAGGGTTCGCCTCTGGGCGAAAACTGCATCGGGAAATCATCGCGATTTCCCGGGCAGTAAAGCAAAACGCCACGGGTTCACATCCGTGGCGTTTTGTCATTCAAGCGCCGCTTTTTACAGCGGCGCTGATTGATTCTAATCGGCCTGTTGCGCCGGCGTCGCGCTCTCTTCGAAGAACTCGCGTACCACCTCGATCTCACGTGTGCGTTTGAATGGCGGCAGGCTCTGCCAGATACGCCGCCCATACGGTTTGTCGACGAGACGCGTGTCGCAGATCATCAGCACACCGCGATCGGTCTCAGCGCGAATCAGACGGCCTGCGCCCTGCTTCAGCGTGATGACGGCCTGCGGCAACTGATGCACGGCAAATGGGCTCAAGCCTTTCTTGGTGAGCGCATCGAGTCGCGCCGACAGCACCGGATCGTCGGGCGGCGCAAACGGCAGCTTGTCGATCACCACCAGCGACAATGCGTCACCGCGCACGTCCACGCCTTCCCAGAAGCTCTGGCTACCCACCAGAATCGCGTTGCCGTACGACCGGAAGCGATCCAGCAATTCGGTGCGGCTCGCATCGCCCTGCACGAGCAGCGGATAGTCCCAGCCGCGCGCGTCGATCGTGTCGCGCAGCTTGGCCGAGATGCGGTCCACCGCGCGCAGCGTCGTGCACAACATGAAGACGCCGCCGCCCGATGCTTCGATCGCCGGTAACGCGGCATCGAACACGGCGTCGGTGAACATCGGCGAGGACGGCTGCGGCAAATTGCGCGGCACGTACAGCAGCCCCTGCGTCGGATAGTCGAAGGGACTGGGCAGCGTCATCGAACGCTTCGCGTTCAGGCCCATCTGAGCGGCATAGTGCGTGAAATCGCCGCGTACCGACAGCGTGGCCGACGTGAAAATCCACGCACGCGGCACGCCCGCGCGTTGCTTCGCGAAGATCGGCGCGACCGACAACGGCGTTTCGTGCAACTGCACGGTATGCGAGAAGACTTCGATCCAGCGCACCTTTTCGTTCGGGTCGGCGCGCTCGGTTTTGCCGCCGGCAGAGGCGCCGTCAGCGGCTTCGCGCTCCGTCTGCGTGGGCGGCGTAGTCCAGCCGGCCAGCACGCCTTGCAGCTCGCGTGCGCGACGCAAGCACGCGCCGATCGATTCCGCTCGCTCGGCCTGACCCGCCAGCGCGGACGCCAGCGCATCGAGTTCGGTTTCGAGCGTTTCGAGCGCGGGGAACAACGGATGATCATCGGGCAACTGGCCGATCGACAAGCGCACCGAATCCTCCTTGAAGGCAAGCCGCACATCGCGCGCGGCGCGCTCGAGCGTGGCGCCCAGCTTGACCCAGTCGACCGTTTCACGCGCATTGCCCAACCCTTCGGCCACCGAATCGCGCGCGAGCTCGAGAAACTGCGTAGTCGAAAGCGTCTCGCCGAAAAACAGCGTGGCCGTCTCGGGCAGCTGATGCGCTTCGTCGAAGATGA
The nucleotide sequence above comes from Paraburkholderia aromaticivorans. Encoded proteins:
- a CDS encoding cupin domain-containing protein, whose product is MPKRPTDHPADAASARNSSPASKPAVPVLPPSPDTPTPLLGNLTPSQFMRRYWQKKPLLIRQAIPNVEAPLSRDEFFELSDQDEVEARLITHFRNKWQLEHGPFAPDELPSVKQRAWTLLVQGVDLHDDRARALLDRFRFVPDARLDDLMISYASDGGGVGPHFDSYDVFLLQVKGKRRWRISAQKDLTLQAGLPLKVLQNFQPEEEWLLEPGDMLYLPPHIAHDGIAEGECMTCSIGFRAPSASELTAHFLYHLAERGESAGQPGALYRDPQQPAVERPAELPAALVERVGAILAGIKWNEQDIASFLGTYLSEPKPSVVFDPPQRPLNEARFISQASKSGIRLDRKTNLLYNRRFFFVNGEETSFNGAKKWLIDLADSRCLSAKRFVTLSHDSSVTARLHEWYCAGWIQVGELA
- a CDS encoding FKBP-type peptidyl-prolyl cis-trans isomerase, giving the protein MKIAKNTVVSVAYKLSDAQGNLIEESDEPMVYLHGGYDGTFPKIEEELDGHEAGFETQIQLEPQDAFGEYDPDLVKIEPRDRFPESLEVGMQFEGTPEEGDEDLDSLVYVVTDVAEDKVVLDGNHPLAGMALRFALTVRDVRPATEDEIQHEHAHGADGLEVLDEDEDDEEEGKSGPTLH
- a CDS encoding ATP-dependent DNA helicase, with translation MNSPLETSSRATPGDASGAATPAPRPAASALSASLNPRRVVELDEIFADNGLLARQIDGYRSRASQIEMSRAVAAAMEASGRAMPEPAMFEAQKRPARRLQGASADAAGGAAESAESSALDGSENTLIVEAGTGTGKTYAYLVPAMLWGGKVIVSTGTKHLQDQLFQRDIPTVRDALAVPVSVAMLKGRANYLCHYYLQRTADNGRLPSRQETSYLQDIVRFAKITRTGDKAELASVPETAAVWSMVTSTRENCLGQECPHYKDCFVMQARREAQQADIVVVNHHLFFADIMLRDTGMAELLPTANTVIFDEAHQLPETATLFFGETLSTTQFLELARDSVAEGLGNARETVDWVKLGATLERAARDVRLAFKEDSVRLSIGQLPDDHPLFPALETLETELDALASALAGQAERAESIGACLRRARELQGVLAGWTTPPTQTEREAADGASAGGKTERADPNEKVRWIEVFSHTVQLHETPLSVAPIFAKQRAGVPRAWIFTSATLSVRGDFTHYAAQMGLNAKRSMTLPSPFDYPTQGLLYVPRNLPQPSSPMFTDAVFDAALPAIEASGGGVFMLCTTLRAVDRISAKLRDTIDARGWDYPLLVQGDASRTELLDRFRSYGNAILVGSQSFWEGVDVRGDALSLVVIDKLPFAPPDDPVLSARLDALTKKGLSPFAVHQLPQAVITLKQGAGRLIRAETDRGVLMICDTRLVDKPYGRRIWQSLPPFKRTREIEVVREFFEESATPAQQAD